The Vicinamibacteria bacterium genome has a segment encoding these proteins:
- a CDS encoding helix-turn-helix domain-containing protein — protein sequence MRDERTPDSRSRVETVTFSSPLGSWELSQCAAPADLAPLVDCFWSVRGRVSYRRETILPTDRVELMFNLGLPHRVIGSPDGGGTDFIRAWVSGLQEGPLVVEPQYDTSRYDSHLVSVRLHPQGAYALLGVPMEEIANQVVEIDADLLPGIEELRERLFGAQTLDERFGLLARYVHRRFRAVAPALTSSVKVSWALERLRRSGGCVSIGELCERLDITRKHLTGMFHRQVGLAPKRLARIVKFSRVVEHLKHCADVRWAELAVDFGYYDQSHFNRDFRAFTGATPGEFLRHRSADGTSLVAGAISEPR from the coding sequence ATGAGGGATGAACGCACGCCGGATTCCCGGTCGCGTGTCGAGACCGTGACGTTCAGCTCCCCTCTCGGAAGCTGGGAACTTTCGCAGTGCGCGGCTCCGGCCGATCTCGCGCCGCTCGTTGACTGTTTCTGGTCGGTGCGAGGCCGTGTTTCCTATCGCCGCGAAACGATTCTGCCAACCGACCGGGTCGAGCTGATGTTCAACCTCGGCTTGCCTCATCGGGTCATCGGATCACCCGATGGCGGCGGTACGGATTTCATTCGCGCCTGGGTCTCCGGCCTTCAGGAAGGTCCCCTCGTCGTCGAGCCGCAATACGACACCTCTCGATACGACTCCCACCTCGTCTCGGTGCGATTGCATCCTCAGGGGGCGTACGCGCTCCTCGGCGTGCCCATGGAAGAGATCGCGAACCAAGTGGTCGAGATCGACGCTGACCTGCTCCCTGGCATCGAGGAGCTTCGCGAGCGACTGTTCGGTGCCCAGACGCTCGATGAGCGATTCGGGCTGCTGGCGCGCTACGTGCATCGGCGGTTTCGCGCCGTTGCGCCGGCACTCACGTCGTCGGTAAAGGTGAGTTGGGCGCTCGAGCGGTTGCGCCGCTCGGGCGGTTGCGTCTCCATCGGCGAGCTTTGCGAACGGCTCGACATCACGCGAAAGCACTTGACCGGGATGTTCCACCGCCAAGTGGGTTTGGCGCCGAAGCGGCTCGCACGCATCGTTAAGTTCTCCCGAGTCGTCGAGCACCTCAAGCACTGCGCCGACGTCCGCTGGGCCGAGCTCGCGGTCGACTTCGGCTACTACGATCAGAGTCACTTCAATCGCGACTTTCGGGCGTTCACGGGAGCGACGCCAGGCGAGTTCCTCCGCCACCGCAGCGCCGACGGTACCTCGCTCGTGGCAGGGGCCATCTCCGAGCCCAGGTAA
- a CDS encoding ribbon-helix-helix protein, CopG family produces the protein MATRKVTFTLDVETVARLRRASERLSKPQSAVVREAIRDYSDRIGRLSEAERLALLERFDELVPRIPRRPLREVEKE, from the coding sequence ATGGCCACTCGGAAGGTCACATTCACCCTCGACGTCGAGACCGTCGCCCGCCTGCGTCGCGCGTCGGAACGACTGTCGAAGCCGCAGAGTGCGGTGGTGCGAGAGGCGATCCGCGACTACAGCGACCGGATCGGCAGGCTGAGTGAGGCGGAGCGATTGGCGCTCCTCGAACGCTTCGACGAGCTCGTACCTCGCATCCCACGCCGTCCGCTCAGAGAGGTGGAAAAAGAG
- a CDS encoding Rid family hydrolase has product MTINKDAKGLGMPWEATYGYAQAVRVGDTIYVSGQLSHDDKGNFVGAAPLDDRGRITDHGNMEIQMRQTYANAKEILGLYGATLDNVVEEVLYVTDMETAFAAAGPVRKEAYGSKKPDVASTILVTPRLALPQQLIEIKFIAKV; this is encoded by the coding sequence GTGACGATCAACAAAGATGCAAAAGGGCTGGGCATGCCCTGGGAAGCCACCTATGGCTATGCCCAGGCCGTACGGGTCGGCGACACGATCTACGTCTCCGGCCAACTCAGCCATGATGACAAAGGAAACTTCGTGGGGGCGGCTCCGCTGGACGACCGCGGTCGCATAACCGATCATGGCAACATGGAAATCCAGATGCGGCAAACCTACGCGAATGCGAAGGAAATCCTCGGACTGTACGGCGCGACTCTGGACAATGTCGTCGAGGAAGTTCTGTACGTCACCGACATGGAGACTGCCTTTGCCGCCGCCGGCCCCGTCAGAAAAGAGGCCTACGGGTCGAAGAAACCGGACGTTGCCAGCACGATCCTGGTGACTCCGCGCTTGGCCCTGCCTCAGCAGCTCATCGAGATCAAGTTCATCGCCAAGGTGTAG